GCATCCAAATAATCTTTGGGGGAAATCCATACAAGGAATTCAAATCATTGAAATCAGAGTCTTGTGTAACTATAATATAATCATTGATTTTAGCAAATTCCCATATCTCTCTATCAGGAGCATTTATAAGGCTTGCATTTTTAACTGTAGTAGAGTCAGAATATTCTTCAGGAATCAACTTTAAAATCCTATGTGAGATATTTTGGTCAAACAAAAATCTCATATGGCAATCTGGTAAATTTTATTTTCTCTATCGGCAGCGTAACTTAATACAGCATAAATGTCTGTCTCAGTCAATTCGTCAAAATCAGACAGTATATCTTGAACAGTCATACCAGCGGCTAACCACCCAAGTACATCACTAACAGTTATTCTCATACCTCTGATACATGGTTTTCCTCCACGTTTTCCGGGTTCTATCGTAATTATTTGTTTATAATCTATCATTTTACAAATATTTTAGTGAAGATACGATTTTTTTTAATTCAACGGCTGGGTGTATTGCTACGGCAATTCCCTATAACTCCAATGGGGCATGACCCATTGAAAAAACGTGAATTCACTCACTCAAAAACCTATCTTTTTCTTCTGGCAGGGGCCTAAAACAGCTTTCTCTTTTACCAAACCAATCATAGCGATTACGGGCGATAAAATCGTAAAAGAAATTATTAAAAGCTGTTGGTAGTATGCTAAATACACGAATCAATGACAAGGGAAATTTCAGGTATTCAGCTATTTTAAGTGCTGCTTCAGATTTTACAAACAATTGATTTTCATACCACAACAATATGCTGTCGGGCAATGATTCGAGGTCTAAATTCTGAGCCGGTAAAAATTCTTTTGCAAAATCAGTTTGCAGTGCTGCAAAGTACAATTCTTCGCTTTTCTCATTTTGCATTACCCACTGTACACTGCCGCTGCAAAACACACAATCTCCATCAAAAAATACGATTGCTTTGTTTTCATGTTTTTGAATTTCCATTATAATTTGATCAAACGGAATGCATAGGATTTCTGTTCATCGAGATCAGCAATTTGCAGCAAATAAAAACCTGCTACTTCCCTTTGAAGGGAAAACTGCTCCCGATCTCCAAAAAAGCTGCCGTTCTGCACCCTTTTGCCCTGAAGATCAAAGATATTGTAGGTATATTTTCCGGCTTCACTTACCTTTATATTGTAAACCGCATTGGAAGGATTGGGGTAAATTGTAAACTCAGGCGCAGCTTTTGCTTCAATTTCCGGCACAGCTACCGGCAACTCTTTGCCCAATATCGGACGGATCATAGGCGCAGCTTCAACCAGTGAGTTGTTCCAATTATTACCGATTTTATAATACATGTAGGATTGGGCTGAATTGTTCAAATCGAGACCAACCTGAATATTTTCTTCATCAGTCTGGTCCCAACCGACATAAAATGAACCACTCACCAATAATGGAGTGTCCAGCCTATAAGTTACAAAGCCATTTTTTCGCGCCACGTATCTTGGCTTTTGAAATTCTTTTTCATAGATCAATACATCATTTCCATTTCCACTTAAATTGATTTCGCTCCAAACTTTAAGCGTAAAAAGCAGATCGGATGCATCAAAATTGATCTGTGTAAAATGAAACTGAATGGCTCGCAATGTATCAGGTACATTCAGGTTGAATTCATAGGCGAAATTTTTCAGCCCGGGTCCTTCAAGTCCATATGCCTTTTCAGCACTGCCATCGTCATAAGCCAGGTAATTGTAAAAAGGCACAAGCATTCGTGCTGTATCTGTATTTGTACTTAAAGCTGAAGGAATCTCATCTATATAGGAAGTCAATTCTATCAAAACTGAATCGCTTTGCGTATTGATATTAAAAGGCACAAAATTTGAAGTGGGAAAACCAATAGAGAAAGGAGAAAAAGGTGGTAGGGATGTGCCCTGTGTAGGGAAATCGTAAATATTATAAATATTATTCCCATCTATTTCATTTACCTGATAGGAGAAACTAATGGTTTGCGCTACCGAAAAATTATTTTTAAATGAAAGAAAAAGCTCTTCAGCCGTTTCCTGCGCTTCAAAACCCTCATATTGATTCCAGGGCATACTGGTATATCTGTCTAAAAAATTAGTCGGGGGATTTAAAACCGAAACATCGCGCATCACTGTATCTATGTCACTTCTATTGGCTGCAAGATAAATGTAGTCAATATGCCAATGGTCATTGTTTCCGGTAAGTGTGGCTTTGTTTCTAAATCTAAATTGAAAGGTTTTTGTAAAATAAAAATTATCATCAATCGGTATTATAACCGCTTTCCAATCTTCTATTACATCATTAACAGAGGCAAAACCGGGGCTACTCCATACAATATCCCAAACTCCATTTTTATTAAACTCCAATATAAGGGAATCTTCAGGTTCAGGTTTGTTTCCCAGCCCTGTAGAGACATAGAAAAAGCTGAGGTATAAACTATCGTTAAAAGAAAAACTGCTCAAATCCATCGCCTGAGATGTGAGCGTATCAGCCGGGCCGCTATTTGTTTGATCTGGGTCATAGGGCAGCCCGTTTTCATTTAGCCCGTCAAATGTGGCTACATTATTACTGAGTTTTTCGAGCACATTGGTGCTGTTGATAAAAACCTGGTTTTCCAACCATCGCGCATTCGGGTCGCGAATCAATTTAAATTCACTGTAAACGATAGTGGAATCCGGTTCAACTTTTACAGAATCAAGTGTACCGCCATTAAGTGTATAGCGATAAAACGCAGGCCATACTATAAGTGTATCTGTAGTAATTTGCGGATCAAATTGATCATTATTTAAGATTAAAGTGTCCCGCATTTTTGGTGTAGAGTCAAGCGTACTCCCATTTACAGTATAATTCCAGGAGGTATCATCAAACATAAACTCAAGGGAATCTGTAATACTTCCCAATTGTACGGAACGCAAAATGGTATCAAACACAAGGTTGTTCCAGGGTTTGCGCTGAAACAAACGATCTCTTGCAAAATCTTCCAAAAAAGGAATATTAATCGTATCGGGAACAATCAGGTAATTATTTTTCACAAGTCCCAATTGATTGACTGCATCGGGATTGTAGTTGCTGTGATAAAGCTGAGGATTGTAACCCAGATCATAGATGCGTTCCTGGGCAGAAAGCTGCACAGCAATGGTTATTATACAAAATAGGAATAAGGCAGGATTAATCTGCATCTTCAATAAATTCATCGATAATTGCTTCATTATCTGTTGTATCAATATGCCCCTGTACTGACTCAGGCAATTCTTTGGTCAGGAAAACGTCAATTGACTCTCCCATATTGAGTGTTCTTGGATTTTCTTCTACAAATTCAGGGATTTGACTGTAAATTACTGCTTCAGTACTGTCTTCCACTGTTTCGTCATAGACAACAGCACCAAGGTTCAGTGAAGAGGCAATAAGGCTCCATTTGGCTTCTTCTAATGTAAGCCCACTCAAATTGGGCACTTCTATAGTCGTATTGCCAAAGCCATCTCCCAATACCAGATCCACTACAGAACCTTTAGGTAATAAAGCTCCCGGTGCAATTGTAGAATCATTATACAACTGATCGAGCACTGCATTTTGTGCCAGATCAGGTTTATAACTCAACTCTCCTACTTTCAAACTCCAGGACTCCAATTCTATAGAAGCCTGTCTCAGTGATTTATCTATAAGATCGGGCATTTTTACTTTAGGTGGCTGAGTAGCATTGATGGTTAAATAAATTTTTCGGTTTTCCTTCACCTTAGAAGCCGCTTTGGGATCCTGATCGAGCACAGTTGTGGGCGGTTCATCTACTGTGAAAGCAGAATCAATAACCGCGTATTCCAATTGTTTTTTATTGAGGTAAATTTTCACCTGCTTTAAAGTCAATCCACGCAAATCAGGCACCGTAATGGTTTCACCATGCTTGGTATAACTGTCTAATGCTGTAAATGTTATCCAAATACCTGCACTTATAAAAAGCATGGCCAATACAATATTGATCCAGAAAAATTTTGTAAATATGAGCTTAATGAGCTTCAATTGATTGTCTTTTAAAGCTGAAATCCAATATCTTATCTATAAATTCAAAAGGCTTGTAGCCATTGATAGCTGCCTGGTGAAATATACAAGTCGCGGGAGTCATTCCCGGCAGCGAATTTACTTCAATTATAAGTGTTTCCACACTTAAATCCTCAAAAACCCTTACAAAGGCATCTATCCGGCAATAACCTTCCACATTTAAAATTTCTGCTGCTCGCTTCAAAGTAGCTTTTACCTGTTTTGAAATAATATCGTATTCTTCCATCGTATTGCCAAAACGGGCAGGAGTAATATTCTGCCCCTCTCCTGCCAAAAATTTCTCTTCCAGAGAAAGAATTTCGCTTCCCGCCAGGGCTTCTGAAGGTTCAAATACTTCTATGTATTTATTTCCCGACTTGTCAAAATGAGAAAGCATTCCGCCCGTAATTTCCATAAAATATTTTGCGCCTTCAGCCCCTATAAAAGACTCGAGCAAAACTTCCTGTTTGGCAGGAAACTCTTCTTTGTCGTTCAGTTTAAGCGTATTTGAAGCTTCGCTATCTCGCACAGCATCATTGTCGCGAAAAATGATTTTCAAATAAGCTTCTAAGTCAGCAATTGTATTGATTTTCTTTACTGCCGAACTGCAACCGTCATCCAATGGCTTAGCAATCAGCGGCAATGCTATAGATTGGGTGATTTGTTTAGCCGAAAAATCCGGATTCATATATTCCTGTTTGGAGAGCAACAATTGATCGGCCACTTTAAAACCATGCTTTTTCAAAATGTGCAAGGTCTCGTATTTATTGATGGTAGTTTTGGATGAAGCTACACCTGAACCATTGTATGGAATATTCAATGTATCAAGGTGTTCCTGAACGGCACCGTCTTCTCCCGGTCTGCCGTGCAAAGCAATAAACACGGCATCCACCTGTTTTTTAAGGTCTGAATAATCTAGTGGAACCGGCTCAAACAAAGGTGGTGCAGGGGTGAATTTTTCGGTAATGGCCTTGCATTCGCTTTTAATTTGCTCAATAACCGGATGTTTGCTGAAATTGCTGATCTTATCCCGAATGTCATCTGCATTGTCTTTCAGTAAAATATTAATGGGAATGCGATGCATCACATGCTTTAGCTCCGATCCGCTTAAGAAAACAGGTATGGGTTCATAAACAGAACTGGAAGCCAGTTTTTCGAAAATATTCCTGCCGCTTTCTACCGAAATATGCCGCTCCGATGAAAAGCCTCCGAGCAGTACTGCTATTTTTTTCTGTTCAAATTCCGATTTATCTGCTTCGGCCAATTCCGTATTGAGTTTTTCCAGCAGGGCATTCCATTTTGAATTTATGATTCCCGCGTTTCGGATTCTCGCTTTTAGGCTGGCCCATATCAGGTAGGTCAAAAATTGGGAAGGATTCAGTCCGATTTCCGCTGCCTGGTGAAAAAAGAAGGAAGATGGCAGCATACCTGAAGTAGTATTGGGATCATTCAGGAAAATAGTACCGTCCTTTTGAATAAATCCGTCAATGCGGGCATAGACATCAAAATGCAGCGATTGGTACATCGTCACGCACCTGTCGCGAATCATATTGACCTGTTCTGCCGGAAGGTTTATGGGCGTTTGCTTACGAGATAAACCAGCCAGGTATTTTGAGCGATAATCAAAAAGTTCTTTGCCTTTAACTATTTCAGTTGGTGGCAACGCAACGGGCTTTCCATACAAATCCTCAATTACAATACAGGAAAATTCGCGGCCATCTATAAAAGATTCAAAAATCAAATCCTGCTCATTGTCCAATGCCTGTAGAAAAAGGCTTTTATCGGATTGCTTAAAATGATTATCGATTTTGTTCAGCAAATCAACAGGATCATATACCAACTCCTCCTCCATCAGCAAAGGCAGGCCAATGCCCTCGCGGATATCAATCAGATTTCGGATAAATGCAGTTTTGCCCTGTTCATTCAGCGCATTCCATTTTTCCGCAGCAATTTCTTCTATAAAAAACCCCTTGCGAATGGCTTTCACCAAATCTTTGAGCTCCGGATTTTCCAATATACTGATACCAATGGAAGAACCCTGGTTGGCAGGACGAATCACAAAATGATTGCCCAGTTTCTCTTTACTGTGCTTGAGCAGTTCACTTGCATTTTCAGGCTTCCAATCTGTTTTATTAAGGATAAAAAAATCAGGAGTGCCGAATTTGGTGTCCCTTGCCCACTCCTTTTGGAAGCTTTTGTTAATGCCTATTGTGGAAGGCAGTAAACCCGAACCACTGTAGGGAATATCAAAGGCAGAAAGCAGACCCTGAATTTGCCCATCTTCACCAAAGCGACCGTGCAGGGCCAAAAAGGCAAAATCGATGTATTGTGGCAATTCATGCCATTCTATGCGTTTGCCCACACTGTTGGCAATTTCTTCAAGCTTGTCCTTGGGCAATTCCTGCAGACTGTCAATATACACCTGAAAATTATGGACATTGCTTTTACAAAACTGGGCAGGAGGATAAAAATCACGGATAGTGCCTTTGTAGATGTATTTCCAATCGAGCAGGATACACTGTTTCAGGCTGTCCACAAAAATGGGGACAGGAGTAAAAATGCTTTTGTTTAGATTATCGTAAACGGTGCGACCACCAGCAAAGGAGATTTCACGCTCCCTGGAATTGCCCCCGAAAAATATACCTACTTTCATTTACCCGAATCAATGCTTAATCTATATTATTTAAAATCCGACCTTTAGATAATCAGCAAGCCGGGTTTCAACAAAGTTACACTTATCCAAATATTCATAACGAAAAAAGGCGTGAATATTACAAACAGTTGTGCAAAGTGGTTGGATGGTTTTGAGGACAGAGCTGGTGAAAAATCTAAAGCACTAAATGCTAGGTACCAAACAAATTCAAATAGGAAAAGCTGAAAAAAGTAAAACAAAATTCAGTTTTATAAGCTCAAAAAAATAATTTAGCTTCTAACACAATTTTTACCGATAAAAAAAATTCATTATGGGATTAAGTATTCATTACAGTGGTAAATTCAAAAAAGGTGCTTCACTTCCCCAAATGATTGAGGAGGTAGAAGATATTGCAAAAATATACAAATGGAAGTACTTTGTTTTTGATACTGATTTCCCAGCTCAATCCTTAGATAAAGAAACCTACAATCAACGCATTTATGGTATTAATTTCACTCCGCCCGAATGCGAAACTGTATCTCTGACTTTCTTATCTAATGGTAGAATGTCGAGTTTGCCACATTTGAAATTTTTTGGAAAAACAGCTGCTCAGACGGAACAGGAATATTTGTACATGCTCTCTGTAAAAACCCAATATGCAGGTATCGAAACACACAAGATCATTATTCACCTGCTGAAGTACCTGAACAAAAAATATTTCTCGGAATTCAAAGTGACCGATGAAGGACAGTATTGGGAAACAGGCGATGAGGAAAGGCTGAAAGAAGTTTTTGCCCGTTACAATAAACTAATTGATCAATTTGCCTCTTCTGTAGAAAACTTTCCTATAAAAAAGGGGGAATCGTTTATGGAATATTTTGAGCGTTTATTAGATCAGATTCGTAAAGAAAAGTGAGGTGGTTAATATTTCAATCAAATCGTTCTTATTGATGAATAGTCCGGGCTTTAAACCTGACATTTCCCCCTTTTATAAGGGCAAATTAGTGTGCTTTGAGATCTTTGATCAGAGGGTGGAGACAAAGTATTTTTGCGCATGGATAGGCCACTCGCGAGACGCGAGCGGAAACAGTGGTAATACACAAAAACAAGACTGATTTTCAATGTGGATGGACGTAAACAAGGTTTATAATTAAAAAAGAGAGGCGGCCTCATTCCAGGCCGCCTCTCTTTTGTGCTTGTATTTACTTTATTGTTATTCTTCCAGCGTAACTGTTCTTTCAACAGGATTAAAAGGAGCATCCACTAGCTCATCATTAGCATCGAGCAATTCAAGTTTAATGTTAAGTTCTCCTTTTGGAGCTCCTTTGATTACAAATGGGGCCCACTTGGTAAGCAAAAATTCCTCTCCATTAACCAACGCCCTTACTTTATAACCATCAAGGGATAAATCGACATTGTGCAGATAAAAATCCAGCAGTACATTTTCAGTATCCTTGCCTTTATAAGTGCCTTTAGGCCTGCTGTAAAACATTATCGGTTGGTCAAGGTCAAGTAGTTCAGCTCCTTCACCTATCTGCAGTTGAGTGATTAGTGCGGCTTTGCCAGATTTTACACTCTCGTGATAAGAACGTGAAAGAAAGGCCAGGATCACGTGATTTCCTTCTTCAAGTTCTTTTGAAAAAGTACTTTCATAATGCGCTGAATAAGGACCATTGTTATCAATAAAGTGAATATGTTGTCCTTTTGACGAATTGGCCAGTCCTTTTCCTTCAGCATCAGAGGTTTGTTCTCCTAGGGTATAATTGCTTACCTTAAAATCAAACTCCACTTCTCCACCTGAATTCACTTTATGATTTGCCAATTCTAATGTAGCATCACCATATACCGGGGATTTGGGTTTTAATGGTTCTAAGCTGATTTTTGATTCGGGTGCTTTTTTCTCGGTTTTTTCTTCTTTAGCAGTCTGCTTTTCATTTGATTCTGACTCACCGGAATTTTGACAGGCCGTAAATAAGAAAACCAAAGCAAGAAAATAAGGCATTTGTTTAGTAAACATAATAGTTGTTGCGATTTTAATTAATTAATGGCGATAAGATAAAAAATTAAGTGTTCTTATAAAATTTTAATCACCAACAATTTTGAGAACACCTTTCATCTAAATCATTGTAAGATTACCCAATTCACTTTTTAGAACACCTGTGCTTGTTGGTTTATCAATGCATTTGTTGGCGAAAAGCTGAAATACTTTTTTGGAAATTATCCTTGTTTTACTTTTGTGTCTTGATGCTTCTATTTTTCCTGCAGTTATTGCATTGCCTCTTTTCATAATTTCACTGCTGATAGCATTAATCCTGACATTGAATTGATTAATATTCAGTTTAGGTTTTGATAATGAGATTGTTTTATACTTTAATACAGCATATTCAGCTAAAAAATTTAACTCGATGGAGCCAACAACTGAAGAACAATTGACTATCGATCCACCCCCTCTCTTAAGCATATATGGCAGTTCATATTTCATGCACATCCAAATATATTTAATACTATCACTTATCATTACCTCAGCATTATCTTTTTTATTTTTCCGGGGTGAAATAATAGTGTTCTCAAAACTCGGATAGTTAACCGCATAATCTATCTTTCCAAATTCAGAAACACACTTCTCCATCAACATTTTGATATTATATTTAAGCGATAATTCAGAAGGCATGTATATGGCTTCACCATTGTATGAATTGATGTAGTCAAGTGTCTTGTTACTTGTAAAAGAATCAGCAATAATCACTTTAGCCCCTCTTTTTGCAAATTCAATTGCTGTTGCTTTTCCTATTCCATTTGCAGCACCAATAATCAATGCAACTTTGTCTGTAAATTTTTCCATAATTCAATTGTTTATGAGGTTTTAACATCGTATGACCAATCAAAACAGTACCTAACAGACTTTAATCAGATTGCATTGGTCAGTTTGTTATTTGCCCATTTTGCTTGTTAAATGATTGGAACAGACAAAAATGAGCGCAATAAAAGAAAAAACCATTACATGATTTTTTGAAAAAGTTACATGATTTTCACTTTTTATTTATAAAAACATAAGCCATACAGTATCATTGAAATAACACAAACTCGCATAAAACTGACTCGTAAAATTTTAAACTTAAAATACCGTCTGACCGTTTTTGATAAAACTGTTACAAAATTTTCAAAAATCAATATTTACCTAAGTTAGATAAAAAAATCTATTTTTTATAAGCATTGAATTTCAAGTAAGAGTAGAGGAATTCTGAGCAATAAATAATTTCCGAGCTCGGGTTATTAGGCTTAATTTTGACTTTGAATTAATGCTTTATTATAATAAGGCCTATGCAATTAAATTAAAACAAAATAAAATAAATTGAAAGAACTTATAAAACTGAATGTACAGGGCATGACCTGTACCAATTGTGCCAGGGGTGTTGAAAATCTATTAAAAGATAAAAACGCAAGGGATATCAATGTCAATTTTTCAACCGATGAAGTGGAATTTTCTATTGGAAAAGAATCCAAATTAGAAGAAATCAAAAATGGAATAGAAAAGTTGGGCTATATCGTTAATTCTGAAGGAGAAACAATCAAAGTGCCCTGGTGGAGCCTAAACAAAAAATTTACAGTATCGCTAATATTGACCATTCCGCTGTTGCTGCATATGTTTTTGCCCTTTGAACTGCTGCACAATCCAATTTTTCAGCTTACACTCAGTACGCCCGTATTTCTGATTGGTTTGCATCATTTCGGAGGCAGTTCGCTTGGTGCTTTAAAAAGTGGAGTGGCCAATATGGATGTGCTCATTCTGCTCGGTTCTTCGGCAGCTTTTATCTATTCATTGTACGGTACTATTATAGGTCAGCCTGAAGATTTTCTTTTTTACGAAACTGCAGCAACAATTATCACTTTGGTTTTAATGGGAAATATCATAGAGCGCAGAAGTGTGCAGCAAACAACAACTGCCATTAAAGAATTGAGCAAACTCAAAGCAGAGAAGGCCAATCTAATTCAACGCGACCATAGTGGGAATGAGGAAATTGTAGAAATCAATGCCAAAGACATAGAAAGCGGTCAAACTTTTCTGGTAAAAGACGGGGAACGCGTTCCGGCAGATGGAAAAGTATATTGGGGAGAGGCACTGGTCAATGAATCTATGGTAACGGGTGAAAGCAAGCCAATCCTTAAAAAAATAAATGACACATTGCTGGGAGGCACATTGCTGGAAGATGGCAATATTAAAATGACAGCTACATCTATTGGCAATCAATCTTTTTTGGGAAGAATTATTCGTTTGGTAAAAAATGCCCAGGCCGATAAACCGCAGATTCAGCGAATGGCCGACCAAGTAAGTGCAATTTTTGTGCCTCTTGTAGTTGGCATTGCCATCCTTACTTTTGCGCTTTCCTTTTGGCTGGGCAATGTTGGGATGGAATCTGCATTGTTGCGCTCCATTGCAGTATTGGCCATTTCCTGTCCTTGTGCAATGGGGCTTGCTACTCCTACGGCTGTAATGGTTGGTGTAGGAAGAGTTACCAAAAATGGGGTTTTGATAAAAGGGGGAACTACTATTGAAAAATTTTCAGAGGTAAAACAAATTGTTTTTGACAAAACCGGTACACTCACAAGCGGTGCTTTTAAAATCAAAAAATTATTGGTTTGGGACAATGAATATTCCGAAGATGAAATCAAATCAATAATTGCCGGGTTAGAAAAATATTCAGGGCACCCTATTGCCAAATCCTTGCAAAAAGAATTGAGTGCTGTAAAAGCAGCT
This Chitinophagales bacterium DNA region includes the following protein-coding sequences:
- a CDS encoding DCC1-like thiol-disulfide oxidoreductase family protein; translated protein: MEIQKHENKAIVFFDGDCVFCSGSVQWVMQNEKSEELYFAALQTDFAKEFLPAQNLDLESLPDSILLWYENQLFVKSEAALKIAEYLKFPLSLIRVFSILPTAFNNFFYDFIARNRYDWFGKRESCFRPLPEEKDRFLSE
- a CDS encoding SDR family NAD(P)-dependent oxidoreductase yields the protein MEKFTDKVALIIGAANGIGKATAIEFAKRGAKVIIADSFTSNKTLDYINSYNGEAIYMPSELSLKYNIKMLMEKCVSEFGKIDYAVNYPSFENTIISPRKNKKDNAEVMISDSIKYIWMCMKYELPYMLKRGGGSIVNCSSVVGSIELNFLAEYAVLKYKTISLSKPKLNINQFNVRINAISSEIMKRGNAITAGKIEASRHKSKTRIISKKVFQLFANKCIDKPTSTGVLKSELGNLTMI
- a CDS encoding PASTA domain-containing protein encodes the protein MKLIKLIFTKFFWINIVLAMLFISAGIWITFTALDSYTKHGETITVPDLRGLTLKQVKIYLNKKQLEYAVIDSAFTVDEPPTTVLDQDPKAASKVKENRKIYLTINATQPPKVKMPDLIDKSLRQASIELESWSLKVGELSYKPDLAQNAVLDQLYNDSTIAPGALLPKGSVVDLVLGDGFGNTTIEVPNLSGLTLEEAKWSLIASSLNLGAVVYDETVEDSTEAVIYSQIPEFVEENPRTLNMGESIDVFLTKELPESVQGHIDTTDNEAIIDEFIEDAD
- a CDS encoding DUF5615 family PIN-like protein; protein product: MRFLFDQNISHRILKLIPEEYSDSTTVKNASLINAPDREIWEFAKINDYIIVTQDSDFNDLNSLYGFPPKIIWMRTGNLKTESIVDILIDYSSEINKFINDSKHGCFKIFRLKTE
- a CDS encoding cation-translocating P-type ATPase, giving the protein MKELIKLNVQGMTCTNCARGVENLLKDKNARDINVNFSTDEVEFSIGKESKLEEIKNGIEKLGYIVNSEGETIKVPWWSLNKKFTVSLILTIPLLLHMFLPFELLHNPIFQLTLSTPVFLIGLHHFGGSSLGALKSGVANMDVLILLGSSAAFIYSLYGTIIGQPEDFLFYETAATIITLVLMGNIIERRSVQQTTTAIKELSKLKAEKANLIQRDHSGNEEIVEINAKDIESGQTFLVKDGERVPADGKVYWGEALVNESMVTGESKPILKKINDTLLGGTLLEDGNIKMTATSIGNQSFLGRIIRLVKNAQADKPQIQRMADQVSAIFVPLVVGIAILTFALSFWLGNVGMESALLRSIAVLAISCPCAMGLATPTAVMVGVGRVTKNGVLIKGGTTIEKFSEVKQIVFDKTGTLTSGAFKIKKLLVWDNEYSEDEIKSIIAGLEKYSGHPIAKSLQKELSAVKAAAFSKVKEIKGIGIDARNESGDRFSCGSKELLKEAPAPGDELDVYLLKNGTPIAGIVLEDEIKKDAAETIDFLKSKGIKTILLSGDRKANCISVAERLGIDTVYYEKKPDEKLKIIEELNAQQSTAMVGDGINDAPALNKAMLGISLNDATQIAMDSSDIILLNGKLSGLIEAYKISRGTFTTIKQNLFWAFAYNIVAIPIAALGFLNPMVAALSMAFSDVVVVGNSLRLRSRKLR
- a CDS encoding DUF433 domain-containing protein, encoding MIDYKQIITIEPGKRGGKPCIRGMRITVSDVLGWLAAGMTVQDILSDFDELTETDIYAVLSYAADRENKIYQIAI
- a CDS encoding T9SS type A sorting domain-containing protein; this encodes MNLLKMQINPALFLFCIITIAVQLSAQERIYDLGYNPQLYHSNYNPDAVNQLGLVKNNYLIVPDTINIPFLEDFARDRLFQRKPWNNLVFDTILRSVQLGSITDSLEFMFDDTSWNYTVNGSTLDSTPKMRDTLILNNDQFDPQITTDTLIVWPAFYRYTLNGGTLDSVKVEPDSTIVYSEFKLIRDPNARWLENQVFINSTNVLEKLSNNVATFDGLNENGLPYDPDQTNSGPADTLTSQAMDLSSFSFNDSLYLSFFYVSTGLGNKPEPEDSLILEFNKNGVWDIVWSSPGFASVNDVIEDWKAVIIPIDDNFYFTKTFQFRFRNKATLTGNNDHWHIDYIYLAANRSDIDTVMRDVSVLNPPTNFLDRYTSMPWNQYEGFEAQETAEELFLSFKNNFSVAQTISFSYQVNEIDGNNIYNIYDFPTQGTSLPPFSPFSIGFPTSNFVPFNINTQSDSVLIELTSYIDEIPSALSTNTDTARMLVPFYNYLAYDDGSAEKAYGLEGPGLKNFAYEFNLNVPDTLRAIQFHFTQINFDASDLLFTLKVWSEINLSGNGNDVLIYEKEFQKPRYVARKNGFVTYRLDTPLLVSGSFYVGWDQTDEENIQVGLDLNNSAQSYMYYKIGNNWNNSLVEAAPMIRPILGKELPVAVPEIEAKAAPEFTIYPNPSNAVYNIKVSEAGKYTYNIFDLQGKRVQNGSFFGDREQFSLQREVAGFYLLQIADLDEQKSYAFRLIKL